Below is a genomic region from Apium graveolens cultivar Ventura unplaced genomic scaffold, ASM990537v1 ctg8481, whole genome shotgun sequence.
tttgacgTCGAGGTTTAAGATTATGTCCAATCTTATTTTACACTATTTAGAAAATACTAATTTTAGAAATCGtaaattactttttaaaatatagacgtcaaaattttattatgttctAATATTTTACTAAAATCGGGTGTATGTAAATTACAGGTTATGTAATGATGTTCGTGAATTATAAAAAAATTGGagataaataaatcatgattacgaTGTTTGATAGTTCTCTTATGAAAAATTAAGCGTTAAATTTTGAAGTATGAACGACAtttccataatttaaattattaataaacgacgagaaaaatatatttataaatatattagtgattagtaataatttatcatttgtaatatATATCATTATAACTAATTTATTATAACGAATTTTAACTGAGTTCGAGCTGATTCCGAGCTAAATTATTACCGAAACCGGTGAGTCCAAGCGATTTTGAGTTTAACGAGCTGAGTactattttaaaagaaaaaagcTCGGCTTCACTCTTTTACTCATCCGAACTCATTTTCATGTTTAAGATCATTTTGACTAAGGAGACGAGACGACTGAGTTCACTTAAACGAGCCGATCTCCAGTATTGTTCATAATAACTCTGTTATTTGTAGCCCTACTCATGAATAACTCTGGTATCAAGTTTTTCTTTTGTTGACGTGGTTAGTATGTGTGAGCAATCTTTACAAATTGACATTTGATTGCATCATCATATTGTGCTAATTCAAAATTAAACTATTTAAGTTTACTAACTAAGACTCACGATCCAAAATATTTTTACTTTATTTCTTCTCTAAaaattattgtatttttatatttataaaagaCTAGTAGTAGTAGAACTCGGTCAAAAACCCAATATTTCACCAAATAAAATCTGAAGGaataataatttgaaaaaaatgttcaaaaatatTTAGTTCATGTCCAAATTCTAAAGACAACATATGTTTTCAAGATGGGCATCCTATGTTTTCGGATTTGAATCATGCTTCTATTAGAGATGGTGGTGTAGGAGAGGGGCAAATGGGAAAATAAGAAATATGTAGTGGCAGACCAAAGAAAGGAGGAGTAAATGAATGGTAATCTCATGGCTGTAGGAGAAGAGGAGCTAGAACAAGCTTACAGTAAGGAATAAAAATGGAGGAATAGGTGGGATAAATATATTGATTAGATGTGAATAAAGtgatttgttttaaaaaaaaaaatattagtttggattctcatttttcatgtgtctcttatcaaaacaaacttattaaggtaaatatactatttttaatTTCATAATACATTTTAACAATTTCAGATTTCCTCATTGTGATAATATATCTTGTTTCCTAATATTATTGAATACCAAAAGGAAAAAGCATGTCCTCATTGAAGATTAACTCAACATATATATTTTTCTTCATAACTCCCACATAAATCATCAATCCTCAAACTTACAATTATAGAAAAGTTAGGAGAAGAGAGATCATACTAATTCTATTATAGGCATTTAATAAGATATGTAACCTTGTGTGCCAGCTGCTTTCTCTTAACCTTTCATCCACTAGATTTACTAGGGGGTTTGCTAAAATAAGAATGGTTTCAATCAATACCTCTTATGAATACTAAATGGCATACAATAATTAGATAGATCAAAATGCCTAGGAAGAACTTTAAACTGTACTTCATATACAggaaaaaaattaaagaaaatatagaTGATTGTATGCAAAACATTCTAAGATTTATACATGGTACAAATTTTGTTGGGTTATTACATATATCACCTGAGTTTAacatcatttaataataaatgagtaaaatttttaaaaatatttattttattcatacaacatttttagaatatttcataatttattaataattccAAAACTTTCTACGAAATTATGATATTTCTTATAGCTAGTGCTCAAAAAATACATAACTAGAGTTCACATTTGTGTGTATTAAAGAATAGTTATACATGTGTTCAattcatataatatatataattttagaTTGGTATTATTATGAAAATGATAATAAATTAACAATATTTCATAATTTTGTACCCAATAGGTGATAGATAAAGAAAATTGAGAAGTATAtaacattaattaaaataaattagtaACGGCTAAGCACACATCTATATTaaagaaatgatttttttaagaaaaataaaatatcataTTACAATACAAGAAAAACGGATATTTCCTACCGAGGAATTGGTAGGAAATGCCCCAAAATCGATAGAAAATGACGAAATTCCTAGGTGGGAAATAACATCGGTGAGAAATGAGTATGATCACAGTGAACATGGTCCCACATGTTGATTTGGACAGCCACATGTCGAGGACCCACATGCCAAGTAAGATGCGAATTCTTCAAGAAGTTGTAGGAGATGAAGCATACTTGTGGTTTGACTGGATATGGTGACAATGATGCCCCAGCTTTGAAGAAGACAAACATCGAAATTGGCATGGCCGATGCTATTAACGCATGCTTCTGACATTATTCTTAAGAAAATTAGGCTTTGATTACTAATGTTTTTGATTTTCCTATTGTTTACTGAAATCCTTTGGATTGGTTTGGTAATGAAAATTATGTATTGGTTAATCAAATGCAATATTATTGGTTGGTTTTTGATTTTATCTATTTTTTTGTATGTATATAATTTAATCAGTCAATATTTACCATCAGTTTATATAACTATAAATTATGTATAAATGTTTATCTACATaataaatgtttttaaaaaattgatATAAAAAGCCCATTCTCTACAGCTACGAaaacatcagtttttaaataaCAAGACATTAGTTTATAGCTGATGTATATTAACCAGACATCGCCTAAAACCGATGTTTATGTACATATTTGACATCAATATTTGCAAGGAGCTGATGCCTGGGGTGATTTTTAACAACGATTCGGGACCGATGTGAAATCAAAGGAACTGATATCTGAGATGACATTTCATATCAGTTTTGGACTGATGTGAAAAAAAATACTTTTCTATACACCCGTATAGATATTGGTTTTGAAGGAAATAAACATCAGTTCAGAACTGGTGTATATTGATCTTTTTCTAGTAGTATTTAAGGATCATCACAGGCAACTAGGCCTTCTAAGTCAAATCCtgatttaaagctcaaaggcaTAGTTCTTGACACTAATTTTGATGTTCCTGAGAAATATTCTGGTGATGATGCTGAGTctgatgattctgatgatgatgataatcctgatgatgataATCCTGATGATGCTGCTCTGAAAAATGGAATAAAAGTATCTAAATTGTCTATTTTTGGTTCATCATCTGTTCATGCTCCCACTCTTAATACTCATAGGGCTTATGAATGGAATCAGTCTTGGGACTACCAAGTGAGAAGATCTCTCTGGAATCTGCTCAGACTTTAGTTGATCATTCTGTTCATTTGGTTTCTAATTCTGATATGAGAGCATCTATCAATGCCACAACTGTTTTAGTTAAAGGATTGCATTCTTCAGTGATTATTAAAGGAACAAACAAATGTAATGGCTTGATCAAGAGGATGTTCAGCATGGAAGCTAAGCAGGATCAAATTTCTGAGAAGCTCGCAGCTCTGGAAGCAAGTCAGACTACAACAAATTTACTATTGCAAATTAGAAATAAATTTGGCACATGTGATACACAAAGATAAGGTTTCTCTTGGGTAAAGTTATTTGAAAAAATATACTAAAAACTAATTAACCTTAATTCCTTGAGCAATTTCACCTACAAGCCTCTGGAATGGAAGTTTTAATATCAAAAGCTCAGTAGTCTTCTGATACTTACGGATCTCACTACAAGAAATTACTGTATGATTAGCCTTGGGCAACAACCAGGAAATGATATTTCAATAATAACATGAATTGATAAATATATACTGAAGGGCAACTGTTCCAGGGTGGTATCTATGTGGCTTCCTATAGGCACCAATTGTTGGAGCACGCATACGAGCAACCTGTGATAGAGAACAAAACACAGAAATGTTAGGAGTAGATATATCAAGTTAGGAGAAGATAGATCATAATGTATTGTATTATAGGCATTTAATAAGATGTAACCTTGTGTGTGAGCTGCTTTCAAGGAACCTTTCCTCCACTAGATTTACGAGCAGTTTGCTTGGTACGAGCCatctaaaaataaaataaaaatggtTGCAATCAATACCTTTGATGAATACTATATAACATACATATAATTAGATAGATCAGATTTCATGGGAAGAACTTTAAACTGTACTTCATATAGAGGAAAAAAATAAAGAGAAATGGTCACTTAATAAATTACCTAGCTATAATTCTTCTTCAAAtattttgaggtttattttcTCTTTATCACTTCCTAGTGAAGATGTATATAAAAGTTTGAATAACAAATGGGGAGGGGGAAACTGTTTTTATATATGGGGCAGGGGGATTATGTTTTGATTAACAGTTACAAGTTGTTCATGATGTGCTTCGTAGTTTCTACATGAATTGACGGCTCTTAAGTGTAGTTTTGTGAGTTCCCCGCCCATCCATCTGATGGTCTATAATCAATCTTAAAGGTAGGTGCGGATCATAAATCCTACTCAACGTGTTCTTATTGGAGTGTTCAAAAAATTTTGGATCGAGGATCTTTTATAGATAAAATGGtaataattctaaaattaataaaaatctaGATGATTGTGTGCAAAATATGcaaagatttaaaaaaaatattttaatttctaaaaataatagaAGATTTTTACAAATGGGCTTACTAATAACTAGACTAAATTCACCTGAGTAATCACgctccaccaataaattttgatTATAAAATCCGGTACAAACTTTTTTATGTACAAACTTTTTTGGTTATTACATATATTACTGGAATTTAACATCATTTAACAATAAATGAGTAAATTTTGGTTATTACATATATCACTTGAATTTAACATCATTTAACAATAAATGAgtaaaatttttaaaaacatttacTATATACGTACAACATTTTCATAACATTTCATAATTTATGAAAAAGTTGCAAAAGTTTCTACAAAAGTCTCATATTTTCTTATAGCTATGCTCAACAAATACATAACTAGAGTTCAAACTCGTGTGTGTTAAACAATAGTTATGCATGTGTTGAATTCATatcatatataattttaaattggtattattaataaaattaaaataaattaacagtattttataatttttgtacCCAATATTTTTTGGGTGAACTGATAAATAAAATTGAAaagtatataatattaatttaacaAAATTTTAGTAATGACTAAGCATACTTCTATATTAAAGAAATAAACTTttggttttttgaagaaaaataaaatatcatattatgtgCTAATTTAATACTGGCGAATGAGAAGGATATCGAAGAAATaaattacatttatttattaaaatttaagttATTAGTGAATAAATGATATTTAACCCGGGTTATATAAGTAGAATCAAAAAAATTGTAATCTTGTACTTAAGAATTTTGTATTTGATCTTGAacctatatattcatatatttatatatatataggtgcaTGCAAACTGTCTTTATCtacaaaattacaaaaaaataaataaataaaactcatATAAAACTTTGGTTAACACGTATATAAGTTAGATTAAAATACATTTACATAAATTTAcgacaattaattttaaatattcataAAAAGTACGTGTAAATTCATATGTAATAAAGTTCTAATATGGTACAAAGACTATAATCTTACTATATGATACGGAGCTTAGTAGTTACATTTGCAAATCAAATCAAACTCATCGAGCTGCAAACAAGTCAAGTTCTTTCTGAACCGAGCcgaggttaattattattaaaaaaatgaaacgaGATGATCAGAGTGTAACGACCGAAAGAATAGTAATGTTCAATATTGATTAATAAACTTTTTCTTATAATGATATAAACATTATCGATCTACACTTGTTTCTTAAagctatatatatttatttttgacgTCGAGGTTTAAGAATATGTCCAATTTTATTTTACACTATTTAGAAAATGCTAATTTTAGAAATCGtaaattactttttaaaatatagatgtcaaaattttattatgttctaatattttactaaaatcgagtgtatgtaaattacaggttatttaatgatgttcatgaaattatgaaaaaattggagacaaataaatcatgattacaaTGTTTGATAGTTCTCTTATGAAAAAATTAAGCGTTAAATTTCGAAATATGAACGACATTtccataataattaaattattaataaacgacgagaaaaatatatttataaatatattagtgattagtaataatttatcatttgtaatatttatcattataaataatttattataacaGAATTTTAACTGAGTTCGAGCTGATTCCGAGCTAAATTATTACCGAAAGCGGAGTGAGTCCAAGCGATTTGGATTTTAACGAGCCGAGTACTAGTTTAAAAGAAAAAAGCTCGGCTTCACTCTTTTTCTAATCCAAACTCATTTTCATGTTTAAGATCGTTTTGACTAAGGAGACGAGACAAACTGAGTTCACTTAAACGAGCCTATCTCCAGTATTGTTCATAATAACTCTGTTTATTTGTAGCCGTACTCTTGAATAACTGTGGTATCAAGTTTTTCTTTTGTTGAGGTGGTTAGTGTGTGTGAGCAAATCTTTAGAAATTGACATTTGATTGCATCATCAATATTGTGctaaattcaaaattaaactaTTTAAGTTTACTAACTAAGACTCAGGATCCAAAATATTTTTACTTTATTTCTTCTCTAAATATTATtagtatttttatatttataaaagaCTTGTAGTAGTAGACTCGGTTAAAAACCCAATATTTCACCAAATAAAATCTGAAGGaataataatttgaaaaaaatgttcaaaaaatattttagttcaTGTCCAAATTCTAAATACAACATATGTTTTCAAGATCGGCATCCTATGTTTTCAGATTTGAACCATGCTTCTATTAGAGATGCTAGGGTAGGAGAGGGGCAAATGGGAAAATAAGAAATATGTAGTGGCAGACCAAAGAAAGGAGGAGTAAATGAATGGTAATCTCATGGTTGTAGGAGCAGAGGAGCTAGAAAAAGCTTACAGTAAGGAATAAAAATGGAGGAATAGGTGGGACAAATATATTGATTAGATGTGAATAAAGtgatttatttaaaaaaaaaaattattagtttggattctcatttttcatgtgtctcttatcaaaacaaacttatttaaggtaaatatactatttttaatTTCATAATGCATTTTAACAATTTCAGATTTCCTCATTGTGATAAATTATCTTCTTTCCTAATATTATTGAATACCAAGAAGAAAAAGCATATCCTCATTGAAGATGAACTcaacatatatattttttcttcatAACTCCCACATAAATCATCAATTCTCAAACTTACAATTATAGAAAAGTTAGGAGATATATCATACTGAATTCTAGAGTTTGTTTAGTATTGATCCCATTGAATATCAAATTGATAATcatcaaaattaataaaacacaaactaaataaacaatatatcataattttcaaaattaaaataacaaaatttgaattaaaataataaatgttATGAACAAAGACTATCAAAAAAGTCAAATTGACCCATGCTTTTAGAGATGGTGAGAGGGGCAAATTGGAAAATGAGAAATGTGTGAGTGGCATCTACTCGCTAGAACAATCTTTCATGAGGTAATACATACAACAAGGAATAGAAATTGAGGAATAAGGGTACAAATATATTAAATTTGAATAAAGTAATTTTTTTCACTAAATTTCATTAGTTTGGATTCtcatttttttctaaattttcatTAGTTTGGATTCTCATTTTAATAAGTAAACTAATTGAAGGGAAATGTACTATTTTTCATTTCTTATTACATTTTAATAATTTAGGATTTCCTCATTATTGTGAATTATCTACTTTCCTAATATTAGTGAATACCGAAAGAAAAAGGTATCATCCTCATTGAAGATTAACTCAACATATATAATTTTTCTTCATCACTCCCACATATATCAGCAATCCTCAAACTTACAATTACAACTACTATTTTAATTACACTGCTCTCCTGCAGAATCAACTGCTTAAGCACACTCTCCGCGGATCCTCCTTGCCAGCTGAATGTCCTTTGGCATTATTGTCACCCGCTTAGCATGAATTGAACACAAGTTGGCATCATGGAATAGGCCTACCAGGTAGTCCTCCGATGCCTCCTGTAGAGCCAGGAATGCATGGCTCTGGAAACGCAAATCACTCTGTAACAACAAATTCACTATTGCAAATTAGAAATAAATTTGGCACATACCATACACAAAGATAAGGTTTCTCTTGGGTAAAGTTATTTGAAAAAATATACTAAAAACTAATTAACCTTAATTCCTTGAGCAATTTCACGTACAAGCCTCTGGAATGGAAGTTTTAATATCAAAAGCTCAGTAGTCTTCTGATACTTACGGATCTCACTACAAGAAATTACAGTATGATTAGCCTTGGGCAACAACCAGGAAATGATGTTTCAATAAATAACATGAATTGATAAATATATACCGAAGGGCAACTGTTCCAGGGCGGTATCTATGTGGCTTCCTATAGGCACCAGTTGTTGGAGCACGCATACGAGCAACCTGTGATGGAGAACAAAACACAGAAATGTTAGGAGAAGATATATCAAGTTAGGAGAAGATAGATCATAATGTATTCTATTATAGGCATTTAATAAGATGTAACCTTGTGTGTGAGCTGCTTTCCAGGAACCTTTCCTCCAATAGATTTACGAGCAGTTTGCTTGGTACGAGCCatctaaaaataaaataagaatggCTTTCAATCAATACCTTTGATGAATACTATATGACATACATATAATTAGATAGATTAGAATTCCTGGGAAGAACTTTAAATTGTAATTCATATAGAGGAAAAAAATAAACAGAAATGGTCACTTAATAAATTACCTAGCTATAATTCTTCTTCAAAtattttgaggtttattttcTCTTTATCACTTCCTAGTGGATGTATATAAAAGTTTGAAGAACAAATGGGGAGGGGGAAACTGTTTTTATATATGGGGCAGGGGGATTATGTTTTGATTTAACAGTTACAAGTTGCTAATGATG
It encodes:
- the LOC141705048 gene encoding histone H3.3-like, with translation MARTKQTARKSIGGKVPGKQLTHKVARMRAPTTGAYRKPHRYRPGTVALREIRKYQKTTELLILKLPFQRLVREIAQGIKSDLRFQSHAFLALQEASEDYLVGLFHDANLCSIHAKRVTIMPKDIQLARRIRGECA